The following proteins are co-located in the Bathymodiolus thermophilus thioautotrophic gill symbiont genome:
- a CDS encoding thioredoxin domain-containing protein codes for MTFLKALIFLFPTLLMAHSNQDLQAAYQQKNADYQPRTRHLENAKAKFTNHLILANSPYLLQHAHNPVNWYGFNDEAFKLAKQQNKLIFLSIGYATCHWCHVMEEESFEDLAVAKVLNKNFIAIKVDREVLPDVDSHFMGIAQLLTGSGGWPLNVVLTPAGDGFFAGTYFPKNTLITNLKHLQNIWQYKQNLITKTVASVKVALLEKTASTTKLPQNLQSLAVQNLRQTFDEFDGGFGDAPKFPHEAQLLMLIDEQMRRPSDDKLSVITTTLDSMASGGIYDVVGGGFHRYATDNAWLFPHFEKMLYNQAQLALVYSKAYQLTRKPLYRRIAKQTLDYVIREMQNGGFYSATDADSDGEEGLFFIWDIQELKAVLGADFVEFQRYFELSSTTEFERHFVIHFKNINNIQAPDFIKIDALLAKLYQVRQSREKPLLDNKILLSWNALLLKAFVVASKIDSKYLKVAQNLADFLLDNFYQQSLQRVQIEGQTSQQAIFEDYAYFVDGLIDLYDATGHQKYLITAQKLTDEAIHNFWDKKNFGFKISNNKRLNNNKEIYDGAIFNANGVAYGALNKLSARTQDKKYQQLAQQLLLSFSTKIHKKPSAYASIVKNYSNKQQGILANTVYAYDGRIKIQSNHNQIILNIQKGWHINANKVLQKSLIATQLISDNIKTINYPPAKHINLGFSQDKLAVYDEEITLNFSLKDKRFTLAELTLQACSDKVCLPPQQITLLLN; via the coding sequence ATGACATTCCTTAAAGCACTCATTTTTCTTTTTCCCACACTACTTATGGCGCATTCAAATCAAGATTTACAAGCGGCTTATCAGCAAAAAAATGCAGATTATCAGCCACGCACTAGGCACCTTGAAAATGCTAAGGCCAAATTTACCAATCATTTGATTTTAGCCAATTCCCCTTATTTGTTACAACATGCGCACAATCCTGTGAATTGGTATGGCTTTAATGATGAGGCTTTTAAATTGGCAAAACAACAGAATAAACTGATATTTTTGTCTATTGGTTATGCTACTTGCCATTGGTGCCATGTGATGGAGGAGGAAAGTTTTGAAGATTTAGCCGTTGCCAAGGTGCTGAACAAAAACTTTATTGCCATTAAGGTGGACAGGGAAGTGTTGCCTGATGTGGACAGTCATTTTATGGGGATTGCTCAATTGTTAACAGGCAGTGGTGGCTGGCCACTAAATGTGGTGCTAACGCCAGCAGGTGATGGTTTTTTTGCGGGTACTTATTTTCCTAAAAACACACTGATTACCAATCTTAAGCATCTGCAAAATATTTGGCAATATAAGCAAAATCTCATTACAAAAACAGTTGCCAGCGTTAAAGTTGCCCTACTTGAAAAAACAGCATCAACCACAAAATTACCGCAAAATTTACAATCATTAGCAGTGCAAAATTTACGCCAAACTTTTGATGAATTTGACGGCGGTTTTGGCGATGCGCCCAAATTCCCTCACGAGGCACAATTACTTATGTTGATTGATGAGCAAATGCGCCGCCCCAGCGATGATAAATTAAGTGTTATTACGACAACGCTTGACAGCATGGCAAGTGGTGGGATTTATGATGTGGTTGGTGGCGGGTTTCATCGGTATGCCACTGACAACGCTTGGTTATTTCCACATTTTGAAAAAATGCTCTACAATCAGGCGCAATTGGCTTTGGTTTACAGCAAAGCCTACCAACTGACTCGCAAGCCCCTTTATCGGCGCATTGCCAAACAAACGCTAGATTATGTCATTCGTGAGATGCAAAATGGTGGATTTTATAGTGCTACTGATGCGGATAGTGATGGCGAAGAGGGGTTGTTTTTTATTTGGGATATTCAAGAATTAAAGGCAGTTTTAGGCGCTGATTTTGTCGAATTTCAACGCTATTTTGAGTTGTCAAGCACCACTGAATTTGAGCGGCATTTTGTCATTCACTTTAAAAATATTAACAACATTCAAGCACCTGATTTTATAAAAATTGACGCCCTATTGGCAAAGCTTTACCAAGTACGACAGAGCCGTGAAAAGCCTCTGTTGGATAACAAAATTTTGCTTTCATGGAATGCATTATTATTAAAAGCATTTGTCGTTGCTAGCAAAATTGACAGTAAATATTTAAAAGTGGCACAAAATTTGGCTGATTTTTTACTGGATAATTTTTATCAGCAATCTTTACAGCGCGTACAAATTGAGGGTCAAACTTCACAACAAGCAATTTTTGAAGATTACGCTTATTTTGTCGATGGATTAATTGATTTGTATGATGCAACTGGTCATCAGAAATATCTAATAACAGCGCAAAAATTAACTGATGAGGCCATTCACAATTTTTGGGATAAGAAAAATTTTGGCTTCAAAATCAGCAACAACAAACGCCTTAATAATAACAAAGAAATTTACGATGGCGCTATTTTTAATGCCAATGGCGTTGCTTATGGCGCACTTAATAAATTATCTGCTCGCACTCAAGATAAAAAATATCAGCAACTCGCTCAACAATTACTCTTAAGTTTCAGCACAAAAATTCATAAAAAACCCAGTGCTTATGCCAGTATTGTCAAAAATTATAGCAACAAACAACAAGGGATTTTGGCAAATACCGTCTATGCGTATGATGGCAGAATTAAAATTCAATCCAACCATAATCAAATCATTCTTAACATTCAAAAAGGCTGGCACATTAACGCCAACAAGGTTTTACAAAAAAGTTTAATTGCCACCCAGCTTATTAGTGATAACATAAAAACGATTAACTATCCGCCAGCAAAACACATCAATTTGGGCTTTAGTCAAGATAAATTAGCCGTATATGATGAGGAAATTACACTCAATTTCTCACTAAAAGACAAAAGATTTACCCTTGCTGAATTGACTTTACAAGCGTGTAGCGATAAAGTGTGCCTGCCACCGCAGCAGATTACATTACTCTTAAACTAA
- the tadA gene encoding tRNA adenosine(34) deaminase TadA — protein sequence MSKQDLLKTANERWMALAFEQALLAQKLGEVPVGAILVQGEQLIASAHNQPIGNNDPTAHAEIQLLRKAGATLSNYRLPNTTLFVTLEPCAMCLGAMIHARVSKVVFGAYDEKTGVCGSCQDLVSSQCFNHSIDTQGGVLADECKQLLQQFFRQRRH from the coding sequence ATGAGCAAGCAAGACTTGCTCAAAACAGCCAATGAAAGATGGATGGCACTCGCTTTTGAACAAGCCCTACTCGCTCAGAAACTGGGAGAAGTGCCAGTGGGTGCAATTTTGGTACAAGGAGAACAATTAATTGCCAGTGCACACAATCAACCTATTGGCAACAACGACCCAACCGCCCACGCAGAAATACAACTATTACGCAAAGCAGGTGCAACATTAAGTAATTATCGCCTACCAAATACCACCCTTTTCGTTACTCTTGAGCCTTGTGCCATGTGCCTAGGGGCAATGATTCATGCGCGTGTGTCTAAAGTGGTATTTGGTGCTTACGATGAAAAAACAGGCGTTTGTGGCTCTTGCCAAGACCTTGTAAGCAGTCAATGCTTTAACCATTCTATTGACACTCAGGGGGGTGTGCTTGCTGATGAATGCAAGCAGTTGTTGCAACAATTTTTCCGACAACGAAGACATTGA
- the clpS gene encoding ATP-dependent Clp protease adapter ClpS: protein MSKTLIETTKPKLKKPKRFQVLLLNDDYTTMDFVIQVLQQFFAKTEQTAHAIMLKIHIDGEGGCGIYSYDVAQTKVSQVINFSRKNEQPLMCVIREIE from the coding sequence ATGTCAAAAACACTCATTGAAACAACGAAGCCAAAACTTAAAAAACCTAAGCGCTTTCAAGTATTGTTACTTAACGACGACTATACCACCATGGATTTTGTCATTCAAGTCTTGCAACAATTTTTTGCCAAAACCGAACAAACTGCACATGCTATTATGCTTAAAATACATATTGATGGCGAAGGTGGGTGTGGTATTTATTCGTATGATGTTGCACAAACAAAAGTATCACAAGTCATTAACTTTTCTCGCAAAAATGAACAGCCATTAATGTGTGTTATTCGCGAAATAGAATAA
- a CDS encoding rhodanese-like domain-containing protein produces the protein MNKLILILCLLSLETLADFTTLSTSEVQAKIKQGVAIIDIRRQDEYDKYGVIPGAHKLTFFDNKGNYNTQKWLKDLSGIVKSKNTPFILVCAHANRSKTIGKFLNAKTGYKNIFELAGGINYGWIDKGLSTTKTPTSGTKPWYKIW, from the coding sequence ATGAATAAATTAATTTTAATACTGTGTTTATTGTCGTTAGAGACATTGGCAGATTTTACAACACTTTCAACCAGCGAAGTGCAAGCGAAAATTAAGCAAGGTGTTGCTATTATTGATATTCGCCGACAAGATGAGTATGATAAATATGGCGTTATTCCGGGTGCACATAAATTGACATTTTTTGACAACAAGGGTAATTACAATACGCAGAAGTGGTTAAAAGATTTGTCTGGTATTGTTAAAAGCAAAAATACCCCATTTATTTTGGTTTGTGCGCATGCAAATCGGAGTAAGACTATTGGTAAGTTTTTAAACGCAAAAACTGGTTATAAAAATATTTTCGAGTTGGCTGGTGGCATTAATTATGGCTGGATTGACAAAGGATTAAGCACTACAAAAACCCCTACTAGTGGTACAAAACCTTGGTATAAGATTTGGTAA
- a CDS encoding RNA polymerase sigma factor has product MKENINYYFIQPLNDKNFHCIYQLSATQLYGVIFRILKQEQLAQDCLQEVFVKIYHNFERYDPEKSQPLTWMVTIARNYAIDFYRKKQLPIADDFDLSVIDDEQIQLLEKLEQAENKKRIIDCLKTLDNRVRDAVFMQYFHGKTYAQTAKIFDKSENTIKSWVARALPKLKNCLEAL; this is encoded by the coding sequence ATGAAAGAAAATATTAATTATTATTTTATACAACCACTCAATGATAAAAATTTTCACTGTATTTATCAATTATCTGCCACGCAACTTTATGGGGTGATTTTTCGTATCTTAAAACAAGAGCAATTAGCTCAGGATTGTTTGCAAGAGGTATTTGTGAAAATTTATCATAATTTTGAACGCTACGACCCAGAAAAATCGCAACCACTCACTTGGATGGTAACGATTGCACGCAACTATGCAATTGATTTTTATCGCAAAAAACAACTGCCGATTGCTGATGATTTTGATTTAAGTGTGATTGATGATGAACAAATTCAACTGTTGGAAAAATTAGAACAGGCTGAGAATAAAAAACGCATTATTGATTGTTTAAAAACGCTGGATAACCGTGTTCGAGATGCAGTTTTTATGCAATATTTTCATGGCAAAACCTATGCGCAAACTGCCAAAATTTTTGATAAATCAGAAAACACCATTAAAAGCTGGGTGGCACGCGCCCTACCCAAACTAAAAAACTGCTTGGAGGCCTTATGA
- the guaA gene encoding glutamine-hydrolyzing GMP synthase produces MTNIHSDKILILDFGSQYTQLIARRVREIGIYCELLPFDVDDDFIKKFNPKGIILSGGPDTVTQNNAARAPQIIFDLNVPILGICYGMQTMAIQLGGQATSAGKHEYGFAKVRARNHSPLLKDIVDEVNTEGCGLLDVWMSHGIEVKQLPGGFKLIASTENCDIAGFANVEKHYYGLQFHPEVTHTKQGLPILERFVADICHCKKNWTTDNIISDSIQNLKNQIGSNNVLLGLSGGVDSSVVAVLLHEAIGDQLTCVFVDNGLLRLNEGDEVMQTFAQNMGVKVIRANAQQKFYKALDNENDPEKKRKIIGHAFIEVFEEEARNLDDIKFLAQGTIYPDVIESAGAASGKAKVIKSHHNVGGLPEDLSFELVEPLKELFKDEVREIGVKLGIPAHMLYRHPFPGPGLGVRILGQVKEEYADILRAADAIFMQELYNYELYDKVNQAFAVFLPVKSVGVTGDERRYDFVVALRAVETIDFMTARWAHLPYDFLDFVSNRIMNEIPRISRVVYDISGKPPATIEWE; encoded by the coding sequence ATGACAAATATTCACAGCGATAAAATCCTTATTCTTGATTTCGGCTCACAATATACACAACTTATTGCACGACGGGTGCGTGAAATTGGCATTTATTGTGAATTACTGCCATTTGATGTTGATGACGATTTTATCAAAAAATTTAACCCAAAAGGCATTATCCTCTCAGGTGGACCTGACACTGTAACACAGAATAATGCTGCTAGAGCGCCGCAAATCATATTCGATTTAAATGTGCCTATTTTAGGCATCTGCTACGGTATGCAAACTATGGCGATACAGCTCGGCGGACAAGCCACTTCAGCGGGCAAGCACGAATATGGCTTTGCCAAAGTTCGGGCTCGAAATCACTCGCCACTATTAAAGGATATTGTGGATGAGGTCAATACCGAAGGTTGTGGATTGTTAGATGTATGGATGAGTCATGGCATTGAAGTTAAGCAATTGCCAGGGGGATTTAAGTTAATTGCCTCTACAGAAAACTGTGACATAGCTGGATTTGCCAATGTGGAAAAACATTATTACGGCTTACAATTTCATCCAGAAGTAACACACACCAAGCAAGGCTTGCCTATATTAGAGCGATTTGTTGCTGACATTTGCCACTGTAAGAAAAACTGGACAACTGACAATATTATCTCAGATTCAATCCAAAACTTAAAAAATCAAATCGGTAGTAACAATGTTTTACTTGGGCTTTCAGGCGGTGTTGATTCATCTGTGGTGGCAGTCCTACTCCACGAGGCGATTGGCGATCAACTAACTTGTGTGTTTGTTGATAATGGCTTGTTACGCCTTAATGAGGGGGATGAAGTAATGCAAACCTTTGCTCAGAATATGGGTGTGAAAGTCATTCGTGCTAACGCTCAACAGAAATTCTACAAGGCTTTAGACAATGAAAACGACCCTGAGAAAAAACGCAAAATCATTGGCCATGCTTTTATTGAAGTTTTTGAAGAAGAGGCACGCAACCTTGATGATATTAAATTCTTGGCACAAGGCACCATCTACCCCGATGTAATCGAATCAGCAGGTGCTGCTTCGGGCAAAGCTAAAGTCATTAAATCTCATCATAATGTTGGCGGTTTGCCCGAAGATTTGTCCTTTGAATTGGTCGAGCCATTAAAGGAATTGTTTAAAGATGAAGTAAGAGAAATCGGCGTAAAACTTGGCATCCCCGCACATATGCTCTATCGCCACCCTTTTCCAGGTCCTGGATTGGGGGTGCGAATTTTAGGTCAAGTTAAAGAAGAATATGCTGATATTCTACGGGCAGCCGATGCTATTTTTATGCAAGAACTCTACAATTATGAGTTATACGATAAAGTCAATCAAGCCTTTGCCGTATTTTTACCCGTTAAATCAGTTGGTGTAACAGGTGACGAACGCCGTTATGATTTTGTTGTGGCACTTCGTGCGGTTGAAACCATTGATTTTATGACCGCTCGTTGGGCGCACTTGCCCTACGATTTCCTAGATTTCGTTTCTAACCGTATTATGAACGAAATCCCTCGCATCTCCCGTGTCGTTTACGATATTTCAGGTAAGCCCCCTGCCACTATCGAGTGGGAATAA
- a CDS encoding beta strand repeat-containing protein → MQVKTQKQIATLQNKAQKLADKLNEEVVTIAKGTQHIQVQAGTIYQLNAKVFDATKINLIAKKIGDDLEVALEEGVIIFDNYFEVCTTNLSCLVSLPTEDGGLYHIVADAFFTLEDGSQIVYFYGEQSIVTTESSTTESNAVSTDGNQSFLDVVTSNIGIVAAVVVAAVVVAGSSSDDDTPPESLTFTFANTGGTTNNDAITINGLKAGATWQYSIDNGVTFTNGTNSSFTLPDGTYDANVVQIKQIDATGTTLDIVKNASLITVDTTIANLTMTLDDDTGLVKTDWITNKGKVNIGNIETDATWQYSTDGGTAWINGIGDSFTLAEDTYAKDTIWIKQTDMAGNTSSVLKNTSPIIVDTAPPATPIFSFTDTGSSDEDHITKNDTITVTGLEKDAIWQYSINGGADFTNGTGSSFTLAEKNYSVNDIQIGQTDVAGNSSGVVKNTFSIVVDTTDPSFIGATKINVSLNTPIATTIYNAQATDGGNADENITYSIKGANASKFSIVADTGILTYRAIQTSKHNDTVIIVATDLAGNKTEKSITVSVKILLAQGFVINGESSKNLSGSGISVSAGDINGDGLDDLIVGAYYDSRSNNDDDSGVSKNYVVFGKTNATAVNLSEVTSGMGGFVINGEESESISGISISSAGDVNDDGLDDLIIGSRWANLSTGVEGAGKSYVVFGKVDTTAVNLSKIASGTGGFVINGEATLDSSGISVSSAGDVNGDGLGDLIIGAYGANFFLGKSYVVFGRTDTTAIDLSDIASGIGGFVINNDITEGEGNSALNGASVSSAGDVNGDGLDDLIVGAYRTQNSSGRSYVIFGKIDSNIVNLSTIRAGTGGFAINGENDKDESGTSVSSAGDVNGDGLDDLIVGADKAQGSSGRSYVVFGKVNMTAVNLSDIASGTGGFVINGEKSSDRNGSSVSLAGDVNGDGLDDLIVGSSYADSSTGKSYVVFGKTNMTAVNLSDIASGTGGFVINGENAGDKSGNSVSSAGDVNGDGLDDLIVGAPWADIAGADNLGKSYVIFGKTDTEAINLTDISAGKGIVAHAINFQGDVNINTDDTLTGTSADELFVAGLGNDILIGNGGTDVFNAGKGNDTIIINDDNLAKLSSKALSNHLLARVDGGGNTDTLKLAGVDLSLDLTQIDNGRIQDIEIIDLTGSGNNTLKLNLNDLLDISSETNVLKVIGDTGDKVDIGNIFTKDSQQTESGYDTYSSANALTAKLWIDQDLEVI, encoded by the coding sequence ATGCAAGTAAAAACACAAAAACAAATTGCAACATTACAAAATAAAGCGCAAAAATTAGCCGATAAACTTAACGAAGAAGTTGTTACTATTGCCAAAGGCACACAACACATTCAAGTTCAAGCAGGTACAATTTATCAATTAAATGCTAAAGTTTTTGACGCTACAAAAATAAACTTAATTGCTAAAAAAATCGGCGATGATTTAGAAGTAGCGCTAGAAGAAGGTGTTATTATCTTCGACAACTATTTTGAGGTTTGCACAACTAATCTATCTTGCTTAGTTTCCCTCCCCACTGAAGACGGTGGACTTTACCATATTGTTGCTGACGCATTCTTCACTTTAGAAGATGGTTCGCAAATTGTATATTTTTATGGTGAGCAATCTATTGTTACTACAGAATCTAGTACTACAGAATCTAATGCGGTAAGCACAGATGGTAATCAAAGTTTCCTCGATGTTGTCACTTCAAATATAGGAATTGTAGCCGCAGTTGTGGTTGCAGCTGTAGTGGTTGCTGGTAGTAGTAGTGATGATGATACACCGCCAGAATCACTAACATTTACCTTTGCAAATACAGGTGGTACTACCAATAATGACGCAATTACTATCAATGGCTTAAAGGCAGGTGCAACTTGGCAGTATTCCATTGATAATGGTGTTACCTTTACTAATGGTACAAACAGTAGTTTTACGCTGCCTGATGGCACTTATGATGCTAATGTTGTTCAAATTAAGCAAATTGATGCAACTGGCACAACTTTAGACATTGTGAAAAATGCCTCCCTTATTACCGTTGATACTACAATTGCCAATCTAACAATGACCCTTGACGATGACACCGGGCTTGTAAAAACAGATTGGATTACTAACAAAGGCAAAGTCAATATCGGCAATATAGAAACAGATGCAACTTGGCAGTATTCCACTGATGGTGGCACTGCCTGGATTAACGGCATAGGTGATAGTTTTACGCTAGCTGAAGACACTTATGCTAAAGATACCATTTGGATCAAACAAACCGATATGGCGGGTAACACCTCAAGCGTCTTGAAGAATACTTCACCTATTATTGTGGACACCGCCCCTCCAGCAACACCAATATTTTCCTTTACAGATACAGGTTCATCAGATGAAGATCATATTACCAAGAATGACACAATTACGGTTACTGGTTTGGAAAAAGATGCAATTTGGCAGTATTCCATTAATGGTGGTGCTGATTTTACTAACGGCACAGGTAGTAGTTTTACGCTAGCTGAAAAAAACTATAGTGTTAATGACATTCAAATTGGACAAACCGATGTAGCAGGTAACTCCTCAGGCGTTGTTAAGAATACTTTCTCTATTGTTGTGGACACTACAGATCCTTCGTTTATTGGTGCAACTAAAATTAATGTTTCTCTCAATACCCCTATTGCAACTACTATTTATAACGCTCAAGCAACTGACGGTGGCAATGCAGACGAAAATATTACTTATAGCATAAAAGGTGCAAATGCCAGCAAATTTTCGATTGTTGCCGACACTGGAATACTAACCTATCGAGCAATACAAACATCAAAACACAATGATACAGTTATTATTGTTGCTACCGATCTTGCAGGCAACAAAACAGAGAAATCCATTACTGTATCAGTAAAAATTCTCCTAGCACAAGGCTTTGTTATTAATGGTGAGAGTTCTAAAAATCTAAGTGGAAGTGGAATCTCAGTCTCAGCAGGCGACATCAATGGCGATGGCTTGGATGATTTGATTGTTGGCGCTTATTATGATAGCCGCTCTAATAATGACGATGATAGCGGGGTAAGCAAAAATTATGTGGTGTTTGGTAAAACTAACGCAACTGCTGTTAATTTATCAGAGGTGACCTCTGGCATGGGTGGCTTTGTTATCAATGGCGAGGAGTCTGAGTCTATAAGTGGTATTTCAATCTCCTCAGCAGGTGATGTTAATGACGATGGCTTGGATGATTTGATTATTGGCTCCCGTTGGGCAAATCTTTCTACTGGTGTTGAAGGAGCAGGTAAATCCTATGTGGTGTTTGGTAAGGTTGACACAACTGCTGTTAATTTATCAAAGATAGCCTCTGGCACGGGTGGCTTTGTTATCAATGGTGAGGCGACTCTTGATTCTAGTGGTATCTCAGTCTCCTCAGCAGGTGATGTCAATGGTGATGGCTTAGGTGATTTGATTATTGGTGCGTACGGAGCAAATTTTTTTTTAGGTAAATCTTATGTGGTGTTTGGTAGGACTGACACAACTGCTATTGATTTATCAGACATAGCCTCTGGCATAGGTGGCTTTGTTATCAACAACGATATAACAGAAGGTGAAGGTAATAGTGCTCTGAATGGTGCTTCAGTCTCTTCAGCAGGTGATGTCAATGGCGATGGTTTGGATGATTTGATTGTTGGTGCTTATAGAACACAAAATTCGTCAGGTAGATCTTATGTGATATTTGGCAAAATTGACAGCAATATTGTTAATTTATCAACCATAAGAGCTGGCACGGGTGGCTTTGCTATTAATGGTGAAAATGATAAGGATGAGAGTGGCACCTCAGTTTCCTCAGCAGGTGATGTCAATGGCGATGGTTTGGATGATTTGATTGTTGGCGCTGATAAAGCACAAGGTTCGTCAGGTAGATCTTATGTGGTATTTGGCAAGGTCAACATGACTGCCGTTAATTTATCAGACATAGCATCTGGTACGGGTGGCTTTGTTATTAATGGCGAGAAAAGTAGTGATAGGAATGGCTCCTCAGTCTCCTTAGCAGGTGATGTCAATGGCGATGGCTTAGATGATTTGATTGTTGGCTCTTCTTACGCAGACTCTTCTACAGGTAAATCTTATGTGGTATTTGGCAAGACCAATATGACTGCCGTTAATTTATCAGACATAGCATCTGGTACGGGTGGCTTTGTTATCAATGGTGAGAATGCTGGAGACAAGAGTGGCAACTCAGTTTCCTCAGCAGGTGATGTCAATGGCGATGGTTTGGATGATTTGATTGTTGGCGCTCCTTGGGCAGACATTGCTGGTGCTGATAATCTAGGTAAATCTTATGTAATATTTGGCAAAACTGACACAGAAGCCATTAATTTAACTGATATTAGTGCTGGCAAAGGTATTGTTGCTCATGCAATTAATTTTCAAGGTGATGTCAATATCAATACAGATGACACATTAACAGGTACCTCTGCTGACGAGTTGTTTGTCGCTGGTTTGGGTAATGATATTTTAATAGGTAATGGTGGCACCGATGTCTTTAACGCAGGCAAAGGTAACGATACCATTATTATTAATGATGACAACCTTGCTAAACTCTCCAGCAAGGCACTTAGCAACCATTTACTCGCTCGTGTTGACGGGGGTGGTAATACCGATACGCTGAAATTAGCGGGTGTTGATCTAAGTCTAGATCTTACCCAAATAGACAATGGTCGTATTCAAGATATTGAAATTATTGATTTAACCGGTTCAGGCAATAACACCTTAAAACTTAATCTTAATGACTTGTTAGATATTTCCAGTGAAACCAATGTTCTTAAAGTTATTGGTGATACAGGTGATAAAGTTGATATAGGAAATATCTTTACTAAGGATTCTCAACAAACAGAGTCTGGCTATGATACTTATAGTAGCGCTAACGCCCTTACTGCAAAATTATGGATAGATCAAGATTTAGAGGTAATTTAA